The following coding sequences lie in one Lysobacter capsici genomic window:
- a CDS encoding CocE/NonD family hydrolase encodes MRLLPSLALLISLTAAVVPARADTLAVVRDGRTQPQYSYADAIREVVHVETSVDSDGDGRRDRVAVFVTRPRQSDGAHKVAVILEASPYFGGLIEAPHHPTEIVDEPRLSPWTPPTHAKPAVDYARSNYDNYFVARGYAVVAASSLGTGDSEGCPSLTGPDEIEAMKAVVDWLTGRARATYGNGRVARAEWSTGAVAMVGNAYNATLALGVAQTGVVGLKTVVANVVTSNWYDYYRANGGVVEPDGFPGEDADLHAKVVLTRARPAQCAAAIASIEQRMDRVSGDYNGFWAQRDFTRHIDRLRRHGISVFQIAGLSDWNARTSQFAQLWDALGRHRVDRRLWLYQAGHADILNVRRQAWLDAVQAWLDHALYGVDSGTDAWPQVQLETAPGQWQPYPQWPRPGARAITWQLHAQADAGSAHALRRAPDHRSGAHAEEGAFVDAPSRNAAELIAHPDRDDPNRLLFLSEPLADDAQLSGTAQVSVQAALDGPSPYLTALLVDYGEDTRVTGFAATAQTWCFGDSLPNNSGCRPIYAYTTASTPYQVVTRGWIDVRNRHGRERSEAIRAGESYRLRWTLQPGDYRFKAGHRIGLVLLSSDPGYTLRYPPGTRVSVRLDASSLSLPLVEPEVPSRSTPTAAR; translated from the coding sequence ATGCGGTTGCTGCCCTCGCTCGCCTTGCTCATCTCGCTCACCGCCGCGGTCGTGCCGGCCCGCGCCGACACCCTGGCGGTGGTCCGCGACGGCCGCACCCAGCCGCAGTATTCCTATGCCGACGCGATCCGCGAAGTGGTGCATGTGGAAACTTCGGTGGACAGCGACGGCGACGGCCGTCGCGACCGGGTCGCGGTGTTCGTGACCCGGCCGCGCCAGTCCGATGGCGCTCACAAAGTGGCGGTGATCCTGGAAGCCAGCCCGTATTTCGGCGGCCTGATCGAAGCGCCGCACCACCCCACCGAAATCGTCGATGAGCCGCGGCTGTCGCCGTGGACTCCGCCCACCCACGCCAAGCCCGCGGTCGATTACGCCCGTTCCAACTACGACAATTATTTCGTCGCCCGCGGCTATGCCGTGGTCGCCGCGAGCAGCCTGGGCACCGGCGATTCCGAAGGCTGTCCTTCGCTGACCGGGCCCGATGAGATCGAGGCGATGAAGGCGGTGGTCGACTGGCTGACCGGCCGCGCCCGCGCCACCTACGGCAACGGTCGCGTAGCGCGGGCGGAATGGTCGACCGGCGCGGTGGCGATGGTCGGCAACGCCTACAACGCCACGCTGGCGCTGGGCGTGGCGCAGACCGGGGTCGTCGGGCTCAAGACGGTCGTCGCCAACGTGGTGACCTCCAACTGGTACGACTATTACCGCGCCAACGGCGGCGTGGTCGAACCCGATGGGTTTCCCGGCGAGGACGCCGACCTGCACGCGAAGGTGGTGCTGACCCGCGCGCGGCCGGCGCAGTGCGCGGCCGCGATCGCGTCGATCGAGCAGCGCATGGATCGCGTCAGCGGCGACTACAACGGGTTCTGGGCGCAGCGCGATTTCACCCGACATATCGACCGGCTCAGGCGCCACGGCATCAGCGTGTTCCAGATCGCCGGGCTGTCCGACTGGAACGCGCGCACCAGCCAGTTCGCGCAGTTGTGGGACGCCTTGGGGCGGCATCGGGTCGATCGCCGGTTGTGGCTGTATCAGGCCGGTCACGCCGACATCCTCAACGTGCGCCGGCAAGCGTGGCTGGATGCGGTGCAGGCGTGGCTGGACCATGCACTGTACGGCGTCGACAGCGGCACCGATGCGTGGCCACAGGTCCAGCTCGAAACCGCGCCGGGCCAGTGGCAGCCCTACCCGCAGTGGCCGCGTCCGGGCGCGCGCGCGATCACCTGGCAGTTGCATGCGCAGGCGGACGCGGGTTCGGCGCATGCGCTGCGGCGCGCGCCCGACCATCGCAGCGGCGCGCACGCCGAAGAAGGCGCGTTCGTCGATGCGCCTTCGCGCAACGCCGCCGAACTGATCGCGCATCCCGATCGCGACGATCCCAATCGATTGCTGTTCCTGAGCGAACCGCTCGCCGACGACGCCCAGTTGTCCGGCACCGCGCAGGTCAGCGTGCAGGCCGCGCTCGACGGCCCCTCGCCCTATCTCACCGCGCTGCTGGTGGACTACGGCGAGGACACGCGCGTCACCGGTTTCGCCGCGACCGCGCAGACCTGGTGCTTCGGCGACAGTCTGCCGAACAACTCGGGCTGTCGGCCGATCTATGCGTATACGACCGCGTCGACGCCGTACCAGGTGGTGACGCGCGGCTGGATCGATGTACGCAATCGCCATGGCCGCGAGCGCAGCGAAGCGATTCGCGCCGGCGAGTCCTACCGCTTGCGCTGGACGCTGCAACCGGGCGACTACCGCTTCAAGGCCGGCCATCGCATCGGCCTGGTGCTGTTGTCCAGCGACCCCGGCTACACCTTGCGTTATCCGCCGGGCACGCGGGTGTCGGTGCGGCTCGACGCCTCGTCGCTGAGCCTGCCGCTGGTCGAACCGGAGGTGCCGTCGCGGTCGACGCCGACCGCCGCGCGCTGA
- a CDS encoding DUF5916 domain-containing protein yields MRALLIFTTLMAAPIPACCAILVDGRLDPDEWREARSITDFRLTQPLSRLPAPQPTQAWVLATPQGLAVGFRNLQDASVPRTRQRTQRDNSEAAVDRVNLYVDFDGDGRGGYNFTLTLADGIVDTTVSNENQFNDDWDGDWHHAVSEDETGWSAEMLIPWHIAPMRDGRDGKRLLGIALDRVIGATGERASWPAVSLTETRFLSVLNKIEVPEYGQSLLTITPYVNGVRDFVGRDSDFDAGADLFWKPNGRFQLSATLNPDFGQVESDRLVVNFGAVETFFDDKRPFFTENQGFFEVPFGSLNPNNRLIYTRRVGGLSDDAIGSGDVTAAVKLNGSAGGVNYGVFAASEADAVGRDFYAVRASRDFLRHGVGAMVTQVKRPFLDREATVYEFDHRWTPNERWAVRSTVVGSSVDERGRRLRDSGAQVRVDYDRGNGWRHQLYALHLGGELQLNDFGYLERNNYNYLRYDLGRRVTALPPDSPFTAHDWHYSVSHRVNDNGVHIADALAVNRRSERRDGGNQFIEVGTLSPGHDDLITRGKGVVDMPRRLFGVFERFRPRQGDSPWAFNVEMQYDADGLSGWNRGLRSVYVEPSYHINDRLSLFSGVRVEHHPDWTLWRREAGLLGTYRSNQLMLNAGAAWLINDRQELRVRLEAIGLEAQARKAWRVAPDGEPIAVNTPLADFALRNLGFQIRYRYELAPLSYLYVAYVRGGSLLEDGSGFDTRRQFRDAFELRDSEQLLVKLSYRFEI; encoded by the coding sequence ATGCGCGCCCTGCTGATCTTCACCACCTTGATGGCTGCACCGATACCCGCCTGCTGCGCCATCCTCGTCGACGGCCGGCTCGATCCGGACGAATGGCGGGAGGCGCGCAGCATCACCGATTTCCGCCTGACCCAACCGCTGTCGCGGCTGCCCGCGCCGCAACCGACCCAGGCCTGGGTGCTGGCGACGCCGCAGGGCCTGGCGGTGGGTTTCCGCAATCTGCAGGACGCCTCGGTGCCGCGCACGCGCCAGCGCACACAGCGCGACAACAGCGAGGCCGCGGTCGACCGGGTCAATCTGTACGTCGACTTCGACGGCGACGGCCGCGGCGGCTACAACTTCACCTTGACCCTCGCCGACGGCATCGTCGACACCACCGTCAGCAACGAGAACCAGTTCAACGACGATTGGGACGGCGACTGGCATCACGCGGTCAGCGAGGACGAAACCGGCTGGTCGGCGGAAATGCTGATCCCCTGGCATATCGCGCCGATGCGCGACGGCCGCGACGGCAAGCGCCTGCTCGGCATCGCCCTGGACCGGGTGATCGGCGCCACCGGCGAGCGCGCCTCGTGGCCCGCGGTCAGCCTGACCGAAACCCGGTTCCTGTCGGTGTTGAACAAGATCGAAGTGCCCGAATACGGGCAGTCGCTGCTGACCATCACGCCCTACGTCAACGGCGTGCGCGATTTCGTCGGACGCGATTCGGATTTCGACGCCGGCGCCGACCTGTTCTGGAAGCCCAACGGCCGCTTCCAGCTCAGCGCCACGCTCAATCCCGACTTCGGCCAGGTCGAAAGCGACCGGCTGGTGGTCAACTTCGGCGCGGTCGAGACCTTCTTCGACGACAAGCGCCCGTTCTTCACCGAGAACCAAGGCTTCTTCGAGGTTCCGTTCGGCTCGCTCAATCCCAACAACCGGCTGATCTACACCCGCCGCGTCGGCGGCCTGAGCGACGATGCGATCGGCTCGGGCGATGTCACCGCGGCGGTCAAGCTCAACGGCAGCGCGGGCGGCGTCAACTACGGCGTGTTCGCCGCGAGCGAGGCCGACGCGGTCGGGCGCGACTTCTACGCCGTGCGCGCGAGCCGCGACTTCCTGCGTCACGGCGTCGGCGCGATGGTCACTCAGGTGAAGCGGCCGTTCCTCGATCGCGAGGCGACCGTCTACGAATTCGATCACCGCTGGACCCCGAACGAGCGCTGGGCCGTGCGCAGCACCGTGGTGGGTTCCAGCGTCGACGAGCGCGGGCGCCGGCTGCGCGACAGCGGCGCGCAAGTGCGGGTGGACTACGACCGCGGCAACGGCTGGCGCCACCAGCTGTATGCGCTGCACCTGGGCGGCGAGCTGCAACTCAACGACTTCGGCTATCTGGAACGCAACAACTACAACTATCTGCGCTACGACCTCGGCCGGCGGGTGACCGCGCTGCCGCCGGATTCGCCGTTCACCGCGCACGATTGGCATTACTCGGTATCGCATCGGGTCAACGACAACGGCGTGCACATCGCCGACGCGCTCGCCGTCAATCGGCGCAGCGAGCGTCGCGACGGCGGCAATCAGTTCATCGAAGTGGGCACGCTCAGCCCGGGCCACGACGATCTGATCACCCGCGGCAAGGGCGTGGTCGACATGCCGCGGCGCCTGTTCGGGGTGTTCGAACGCTTCCGTCCGCGCCAGGGCGACAGCCCGTGGGCGTTCAATGTGGAGATGCAGTACGACGCCGACGGCCTGAGCGGCTGGAATCGCGGCCTGCGCAGCGTGTATGTCGAGCCGAGTTATCACATCAACGACCGGCTGAGTCTGTTCAGCGGGGTGCGGGTGGAGCACCACCCGGACTGGACCTTGTGGCGGCGCGAGGCCGGATTGCTGGGCACCTACCGCTCCAACCAGCTCATGCTCAATGCCGGCGCGGCGTGGTTGATCAACGATCGGCAGGAACTGCGGGTGCGGCTGGAAGCGATCGGCCTGGAGGCGCAGGCGCGCAAGGCCTGGCGGGTGGCGCCGGACGGGGAACCTATCGCGGTGAATACGCCGCTCGCCGATTTCGCCCTGCGCAATCTCGGGTTTCAGATCCGCTACCGCTACGAACTGGCGCCGCTGTCGTACCTGTACGTGGCCTACGTGCGCGGCGGCTCGCTGCTGGAAGACGGCAGCGGCTTCGACACGCGCCGCCAGTTCCGCGACGCGTTCGAACTGCGCGACAGCGAGCAGTTGCTGGTCAAGCTGTCGTATCGGTTCGAGATTTGA
- a CDS encoding alpha/beta fold hydrolase, with protein sequence MQRRHFMVAASSLLAAGAVGALGGCTAPRDSRRGLAATGPVRPLDAAAYRATRRFAPLPFGRIAYIERGEGAAAVFLHGAPLNGYQWRGAIDRLAAHRRCIAPDFMGLGYSEIPAGQSLAADAQVAMLAALLDSLAIDAADLVASDSGGAVAQLFAVRYPQRVRSMLLSNCDVEPDSPPPKVMPAIEMARAGTLADATAQWLTDKALARSTFGAAVFRDPAGFADETIEYYVSPLVASPLRRAQYHAFHIALAPNPLAGIEASLRRCRAPVRIVWGASDDIFAQSDADYLDRLLPNSRGIRRVPGAKLFFQEEFPEVIAQEALRLWRG encoded by the coding sequence ATGCAACGCAGACACTTCATGGTCGCCGCGTCGTCGTTGTTGGCCGCGGGCGCGGTCGGTGCGCTGGGCGGCTGCACGGCGCCGCGCGATTCGCGCCGCGGCCTGGCCGCGACCGGCCCGGTGCGGCCGCTCGACGCCGCGGCGTACCGCGCCACGCGGCGTTTCGCGCCGTTGCCGTTCGGCCGCATCGCCTACATCGAACGCGGCGAGGGCGCGGCCGCCGTGTTCCTGCACGGCGCGCCGCTCAACGGCTATCAATGGCGCGGCGCGATCGATCGGCTGGCCGCGCATCGCCGCTGCATCGCGCCGGATTTCATGGGCCTGGGCTACTCGGAGATTCCCGCCGGACAATCGCTGGCCGCCGACGCCCAGGTCGCGATGCTCGCCGCGCTGCTGGACTCGCTGGCGATCGACGCGGCCGACCTCGTCGCCAGCGACAGCGGCGGGGCGGTCGCGCAGTTGTTCGCGGTGCGCTACCCGCAGCGGGTCCGCTCGATGCTGCTGAGCAATTGCGATGTCGAACCCGACAGCCCGCCGCCCAAGGTGATGCCGGCCATCGAGATGGCGCGCGCCGGCACCCTCGCCGACGCCACCGCGCAATGGCTTACCGACAAGGCCCTGGCGCGTTCGACCTTCGGCGCGGCGGTGTTCCGCGACCCGGCCGGGTTCGCCGACGAAACCATCGAGTACTACGTCAGCCCGCTGGTGGCCTCGCCGCTGCGGCGCGCGCAGTACCACGCCTTCCACATCGCGCTCGCGCCGAACCCGCTGGCCGGCATCGAGGCCTCGCTGCGACGCTGCCGCGCGCCGGTGCGGATCGTATGGGGCGCGAGCGACGACATCTTCGCCCAGTCCGACGCGGACTATCTCGACCGGCTGTTGCCGAACTCGCGCGGGATACGCCGCGTACCCGGGGCGAAGCTGTTCTTCCAGGAAGAGTTTCCCGAGGTGATCGCGCAGGAAGCCTTGCGGCTGTGGCGAGGCTGA
- a CDS encoding AraC family transcriptional regulator produces MSDRPACYPRPATAPPPPIVGADRAPLLDVLTSPVPNGYFDSPLDSRHVLCLHLGEPVPVSYRRDGREHQGLRLHGRFCVVPAGSSTRWIVSRPATSLLLRLAPSLLDSTIEAMGASARNDGLAPSIHVRDAQIERIGWMMQAEDRDAYPSGRLFTDSLAGALAARLLALQTRAAPASERPARALPTWRLRHVLDYIEAHLDQPLSLAELARVAGFSLSHFKPLFKHATGLPVHRYVLERRVERARGLLLRGERRMGEIALDAGFSHASHMARCMRRVLGVSPAQIVASRH; encoded by the coding sequence ATGAGCGACCGGCCCGCCTGCTACCCCCGCCCCGCGACCGCGCCACCGCCGCCGATCGTCGGCGCCGACCGCGCGCCCCTGCTCGACGTGCTTACCTCGCCGGTGCCGAACGGGTATTTCGATTCGCCGCTCGACAGCCGCCACGTGCTGTGCCTGCATCTGGGCGAGCCGGTGCCGGTGTCGTATCGCCGCGATGGGCGCGAGCATCAGGGTTTGCGCCTGCACGGACGGTTCTGCGTGGTGCCGGCCGGTTCGTCGACCCGCTGGATCGTGTCCCGGCCCGCGACCTCGCTGTTGCTGCGGCTGGCGCCGTCGCTGCTGGACTCGACCATTGAGGCGATGGGCGCGAGCGCGCGCAACGACGGACTGGCGCCGTCGATCCATGTGCGCGACGCGCAGATCGAACGCATCGGCTGGATGATGCAGGCCGAGGATCGCGACGCCTATCCCAGCGGACGCCTGTTCACCGACAGCCTGGCCGGCGCGCTGGCCGCGCGCCTACTCGCCTTGCAGACCCGCGCCGCACCCGCATCTGAACGCCCGGCGCGCGCGCTGCCGACGTGGCGATTGCGCCACGTGCTCGACTACATCGAAGCGCATCTGGATCAGCCGCTGTCGCTGGCCGAACTCGCGCGGGTGGCCGGTTTCAGCCTGTCGCACTTCAAGCCGCTGTTCAAGCACGCCACCGGCCTGCCGGTGCATCGCTACGTGCTCGAGCGGCGGGTCGAACGCGCGCGCGGCCTGTTGCTGCGCGGCGAACGGCGCATGGGCGAGATCGCGCTGGACGCCGGGTTCTCGCACGCGAGCCACATGGCCCGCTGCATGCGCCGGGTGCTGGGCGTGAGCCCGGCGCAGATCGTCGCCTCGCGGCATTGA
- a CDS encoding GNAT family N-acetyltransferase, translating into MTLPPGVVLRPIQARDDAAVATLIRQVMAEFGAGSVSDSEVDAMQRAYSLPRSAYYVVEREGRLAGGAGVAPLLGGEDRVCELRKFYLPPASRGLGLGQALLERCLLTARGFGFAQCYAETLDRMSDAQRLLESNSFQLLEAPMGYGGLRGCNTWYLRTL; encoded by the coding sequence ATGACCCTGCCGCCCGGCGTCGTACTGCGTCCGATCCAAGCACGCGACGATGCCGCCGTCGCCACGTTGATCCGCCAGGTGATGGCCGAGTTCGGCGCGGGCTCGGTCAGCGACAGCGAAGTCGACGCCATGCAGCGCGCCTACAGCCTGCCGCGCAGCGCGTACTACGTGGTCGAACGCGAAGGCCGCCTTGCCGGCGGCGCCGGGGTCGCGCCGCTGCTCGGCGGCGAAGACCGGGTGTGCGAACTGCGCAAGTTCTACCTGCCGCCGGCCTCGCGCGGGCTGGGGTTAGGCCAGGCCCTGCTGGAACGCTGCCTGCTGACCGCGCGCGGCTTCGGCTTCGCCCAGTGCTATGCCGAAACCCTCGACCGCATGAGCGATGCCCAGCGCCTGCTCGAAAGCAACAGCTTCCAGTTGCTGGAAGCGCCGATGGGTTACGGCGGATTGCGCGGCTGCAATACCTGGTATCTGCGCACGTTGTAG
- a CDS encoding SDR family NAD(P)-dependent oxidoreductase, with translation MQLDNARAVITGGVSGLGLAVAQHLVARGGKVALFDVNDDKGAQAVAALGADKARYFKTDVTDEAGVVANLAAAQDFLGGLNAAINCAGILGAGRVLGKESPMPLAQFQTTVMVNLIGSFNVAKAAANLMQHNQAGDDGERGVIVNTASVAAFEGQIGQAAYSASKGGVVAMTLPMARELSRFGIRVMTVAPGIFWTPMVDGMPESVQQSLSASIPFPSRLGQPEEFADLVAYILGNRYLNGETIRLDGATRLAPK, from the coding sequence ATGCAACTCGACAACGCCCGCGCCGTGATCACCGGCGGCGTCTCCGGCCTCGGCCTGGCCGTGGCCCAGCACCTCGTCGCCCGCGGCGGCAAGGTCGCGCTGTTCGACGTCAACGACGACAAGGGTGCGCAGGCCGTGGCCGCGCTCGGCGCCGACAAGGCGCGCTATTTCAAGACCGACGTCACCGACGAGGCCGGCGTGGTCGCCAACCTCGCCGCCGCGCAGGACTTCCTCGGCGGGCTCAACGCGGCGATCAACTGCGCCGGCATCCTCGGCGCCGGCCGCGTGCTCGGCAAGGAATCGCCGATGCCGCTGGCGCAGTTCCAGACCACGGTCATGGTCAACCTGATCGGCAGTTTCAACGTCGCCAAGGCCGCGGCCAACCTGATGCAGCACAACCAGGCCGGCGACGACGGCGAGCGCGGCGTCATCGTCAACACCGCCTCGGTCGCCGCCTTTGAGGGCCAGATCGGCCAGGCCGCGTACTCCGCGTCCAAAGGCGGCGTGGTCGCGATGACCCTGCCGATGGCGCGCGAACTGTCGCGCTTCGGCATCCGGGTGATGACGGTCGCGCCGGGCATCTTCTGGACGCCGATGGTCGACGGCATGCCCGAGTCGGTGCAGCAATCGCTCAGCGCCTCGATCCCGTTCCCCTCGCGCCTGGGCCAGCCGGAAGAATTCGCCGACCTGGTCGCCTACATCCTGGGCAATCGCTATCTCAACGGCGAGACGATCCGCCTGGACGGCGCTACCCGGTTGGCGCCCAAGTAA
- the yeiP gene encoding elongation factor P-like protein YeiP, whose product MKAYDVKKGNVIEHNNTVYQVRDIERSSPQGRGGNVKFRFTMYSVPGGTKYDLSVGGDDELKEVELSRRQVTYSYKDGDAFVFLDDEDYTPYTLDADVVGDDAGYIIDDLSGCYVQIIDEQPVALQLPASVAIEVIETPPELKGGTATKRPKPAKLSTGLEIMVPEYISNGERVLVNTATGEFAGRAD is encoded by the coding sequence ATGAAAGCCTACGACGTAAAAAAAGGTAACGTAATCGAGCACAACAACACCGTGTACCAGGTGCGCGACATCGAACGCAGCTCGCCGCAAGGCCGCGGCGGCAACGTCAAGTTCCGTTTCACCATGTACTCGGTGCCCGGCGGGACCAAGTACGACCTCAGCGTCGGCGGCGACGACGAGTTGAAGGAAGTCGAACTCAGCCGCCGCCAGGTGACCTATTCGTACAAGGACGGCGATGCGTTCGTGTTCCTCGACGACGAGGACTACACGCCGTACACGCTCGACGCCGACGTGGTCGGCGACGACGCGGGCTACATCATCGACGACCTCAGCGGCTGCTATGTGCAGATCATCGACGAACAGCCGGTGGCCCTGCAGTTGCCGGCCAGCGTGGCGATCGAAGTGATCGAAACCCCGCCCGAGCTCAAGGGCGGCACCGCGACCAAGCGGCCCAAGCCGGCCAAGCTGTCGACCGGCCTGGAGATCATGGTGCCCGAGTACATAAGCAACGGCGAACGCGTGCTGGTCAACACCGCGACCGGCGAGTTCGCCGGCCGTGCGGACTGA
- a CDS encoding GNAT family N-acetyltransferase, which translates to MNPTDSPVTDTGGYVFAAASEADLPRLIPILQAFYEVEHLPWNEPALRRALSALVGDPNAGRLRLILREGEIAGYFVLGFCFSLEFGGRFGLLDELFVLPAHRGGGLAKRALAEVEALCRAEGLDALRLEVNDDNAHAARGIYERAGYVAHPRRLMTLWLNG; encoded by the coding sequence ATGAACCCTACCGATTCCCCTGTTACCGACACCGGCGGCTACGTCTTCGCCGCCGCGTCCGAGGCCGATCTGCCGCGCCTGATCCCGATATTGCAGGCGTTCTACGAAGTCGAACATCTGCCCTGGAACGAACCGGCCCTGCGCCGCGCCTTGTCGGCATTGGTCGGCGATCCGAATGCGGGACGCCTGCGACTGATCCTGCGCGAGGGCGAGATCGCCGGTTATTTCGTGCTGGGCTTTTGTTTCAGCCTAGAATTCGGCGGCCGCTTCGGCCTGCTCGATGAGTTGTTCGTGCTGCCGGCGCATCGCGGCGGCGGCCTGGCCAAGCGCGCCTTGGCCGAAGTCGAAGCGCTGTGCCGCGCCGAAGGCCTGGATGCGCTGCGGCTGGAAGTCAACGACGACAATGCGCATGCTGCGCGCGGGATCTATGAGCGCGCGGGCTATGTGGCGCATCCGCGGCGGTTGATGACCTTGTGGTTGAACGGTTGA
- a CDS encoding phosphocholine-specific phospholipase C, translated as MVESTRRDFLKLAGGAAALSLLPPSIRAALATPAARVTGTIQDVQHVVILMQENRSFDHYLGALRGVRGFDDPRPIPLPGGKTVWEQPKSATTPNNVVLPFRLDTTSTAAHCLADIDHSWKGAYSRWKDYNAWISVKGPMCMGHFTREDMPFYYALADAFTVCDAYYCSHHGPTNPNRMHLFAGTSGMTVGDFGAQAVNNADDGNWTADMARDKPTFASHKWTTYAERLQNKGIAWRVYQEHDNYGDNSLAYFANFRKLDTNSELYKRGRAWSPGSTAENATKSRGEYLIADFAKDVRENKLPAVSWIVPPYIMSEHPAATPAYGESLTARLLEALVANPEVWSKTVFIINYDENGGFFDHLPAPLPAINANLGKSTVDTATENYNGIPVGLGVRVPMFVISPWSKGGWVNSQVFDHTSVLRFLEARFGIAEPNISAWRRTVAGDLSTAFDFANPNAAWPALPGTASSMANADASCKLAKPTAPAQPRMPRQERGQRPARALPYELRVDGRIEASSGRYWLDFGNDGIAGACYNVYAGNRTDGPWYYTLDAGTELSDYWSARQYSGGVYDLSAFGPNGFLRAFRGDLNKALSASGANPEVSVRHDAASERLVLEFVNTGKAACRLTLKPNRYSTAAARQYALAPGARLSDHWPLAASQHWYDLSVTCDTDTGYLRRFAGHAENGSASFSDPAIGA; from the coding sequence TTGGTCGAATCCACCCGTCGCGATTTCCTCAAGCTCGCCGGCGGCGCCGCCGCGCTGAGCCTGCTTCCGCCCTCGATCCGCGCCGCCCTGGCCACGCCGGCCGCGCGCGTGACCGGCACCATCCAGGACGTGCAGCACGTGGTGATCCTGATGCAGGAAAACCGCTCCTTCGATCATTACCTGGGCGCGCTGCGCGGCGTGCGCGGTTTCGACGACCCGCGGCCGATCCCGCTGCCGGGCGGCAAGACGGTGTGGGAACAACCCAAGTCGGCGACCACCCCGAACAACGTGGTGCTGCCGTTCCGCCTCGACACCACGAGCACCGCCGCGCACTGCCTGGCCGACATCGATCACAGCTGGAAAGGCGCGTATTCGCGCTGGAAGGACTACAACGCCTGGATCTCGGTCAAGGGCCCGATGTGCATGGGCCACTTCACCCGCGAGGACATGCCGTTCTATTACGCCTTGGCCGACGCGTTCACCGTGTGCGATGCGTACTACTGCTCGCATCACGGCCCGACCAATCCCAACCGCATGCACCTGTTCGCCGGCACCAGCGGCATGACCGTGGGCGATTTCGGCGCGCAGGCGGTCAACAACGCCGACGACGGCAACTGGACCGCCGACATGGCGCGCGACAAGCCGACCTTCGCCAGCCACAAGTGGACCACCTACGCCGAACGCCTGCAGAACAAGGGCATCGCCTGGCGGGTGTACCAGGAGCACGACAACTACGGCGACAATTCGCTGGCCTACTTCGCCAACTTCCGCAAGCTCGACACGAATTCGGAGTTGTACAAGCGCGGGCGCGCTTGGTCGCCGGGTTCGACCGCGGAAAACGCCACCAAATCACGCGGCGAATACTTGATCGCCGATTTCGCCAAGGACGTGCGCGAGAACAAGCTGCCGGCGGTGTCGTGGATCGTGCCGCCCTACATCATGAGCGAACACCCGGCGGCGACGCCGGCCTACGGCGAATCGCTGACCGCGCGCCTGCTCGAAGCGCTGGTGGCCAATCCCGAGGTCTGGTCGAAGACCGTGTTCATCATCAACTACGACGAAAACGGCGGGTTCTTCGATCACCTGCCCGCGCCGCTGCCGGCGATCAACGCCAACCTGGGCAAGAGCACGGTCGACACCGCGACCGAGAACTACAACGGCATTCCGGTCGGCCTGGGCGTGCGCGTGCCGATGTTCGTGATCTCGCCGTGGAGCAAGGGCGGCTGGGTCAATTCGCAGGTGTTCGATCACACCTCGGTGCTGCGTTTCCTGGAAGCGCGCTTCGGCATCGCCGAGCCCAACATCAGCGCCTGGCGTCGCACCGTGGCCGGCGATCTGAGCACGGCGTTCGATTTCGCCAATCCCAATGCGGCCTGGCCGGCGCTGCCGGGCACGGCATCGAGCATGGCCAACGCCGACGCCAGCTGCAAACTCGCCAAACCCACCGCGCCCGCGCAGCCGCGCATGCCGCGCCAGGAGCGCGGCCAGCGCCCGGCGCGCGCGCTGCCGTACGAGTTGCGCGTGGACGGCCGCATCGAAGCCTCCAGCGGCCGCTACTGGCTGGACTTCGGCAACGACGGCATCGCCGGCGCCTGCTACAACGTCTACGCCGGCAATCGCACCGACGGGCCGTGGTACTACACGCTCGACGCCGGCACCGAACTGTCGGATTACTGGAGCGCCCGGCAATACAGCGGCGGCGTCTACGACCTGTCCGCGTTCGGTCCGAACGGGTTCCTGCGCGCGTTCCGCGGCGACCTCAACAAGGCGTTGAGCGCGAGCGGCGCCAATCCGGAAGTGTCGGTGAGGCACGATGCCGCGAGCGAACGTTTGGTCCTGGAGTTCGTCAACACCGGCAAGGCCGCGTGCCGCCTGACCCTGAAGCCCAACCGCTACAGCACCGCGGCCGCGCGTCAGTACGCGTTGGCGCCCGGCGCGCGGCTCAGCGATCACTGGCCGCTCGCGGCGAGCCAGCATTGGTACGACCTCAGTGTCACCTGCGACACCGACACCGGTTACCTGCGTCGCTTTGCCGGGCATGCGGAGAACGGTTCGGCGAGTTTCAGCGATCCTGCGATCGGGGCTTGA